One window of Quercus robur chromosome 5, dhQueRobu3.1, whole genome shotgun sequence genomic DNA carries:
- the LOC126726551 gene encoding PR5-like receptor kinase — protein sequence MASVFLFVFLFLSHLVFLYSAVGEVIYPPGCPPFVCGTVGMIRFPFADDTSPECGLLILHDCGDPRQMKTPKIKLERNGTLLSYDVETISQANIIQFKDPQLQSVLDSNRCESLKNWPLPSPRSPFISFHLVSRNLNLFKCDRTLNIPPPTGFNRTNCSNYDIYYSPPHYNLTLAPPKCPIIQLPWNWQYKGNDLFRLLSAKISLEVRVTEDCRECHSEGGQCKTDNKGESYCTKGTKGNNRSRVVLMIALVTSFAGIGVLMVIICYFLGLLSFTKTIFLWKKQTLTYQSVEAFIKNHGPLGIRRYSYLDIKKMTNTFKYKLGQGGYGGVYKGKLKDGRFVAVKVLKESKGNGEEFLNEVASISRTSHVNIVTLMGFCFEYSKRALIYEFMPNGSLEKFIYKDFSTNVDRQLAWETSYKIAVCIARGLEYLHRGCNTRILHFDIKPHNILLDENFCPKISDFGLAKICSREESIISMVGARGTIGYIAPELFCRNFGGVSHKSDVYSYGMMILEMIGGRKNIDVSVDRTSEIYFPHWIYKRLELDKELGLQGLINKEDEESARKMIIVSLWCIQTDPSNRPSMSKVVDMLEGSLDFLQMPPKPFLSSPPRTPVDSSTATILL from the exons ATGGCTTCTgtctttctgtttgttttcctttttctctcccaCCTTGTGTTTCTTTATTCGGCTGTAGGAGAAGTGATATACCCCCCAGGCTGTCCACCCTTTGTTTGCGGAACAGTCGGCATGATTCGTTTTCCTTTCGCCGATGACACAAGCCCAGAATGCGGTTTGCTCATCTTACATGATTGCGGAGATCCACGTCAAATGAAAACCCCGAAGATCAAACTGGAGAGGAATGGAACACTACTGTCGTACGATGTTGAAACCATCTCTCAGGCTAATATCATACAATTCAAGGACCCACAATTGCAGTCTGTGTTGGATTCCAATCGTTGCGAATCCTTAAAAAATTGGCCTCTTCCCAGTCCCAGATCTCCATTCATCTCTTTTCATCTAGTCTCACGCAACCTGAACCTGTTCAAATGCGACCGCACTCTCAATATTCCTCCCCCTACAGGTTTTAATAGAACAAATTGCAGTAACTATGACATCTATTATAGTCCTCCACATTATAATTTAACCCTCGCTCCACCTAAATGTCCAATCATTCAGCTCCCATGGAACTGGCAATATAAAGGTAATGACCTGTTTAGATTGTTATCTGCCAAGATTTCTCTTGAAGTGCGTGTGACTGAAGATTGTCGCGAGTGTCATAGCGAAGGAGGTCAATGTAAGACTGACAACAAAGGAGAATCTTATTGTACCAAAGGAACGAAAG GGAATAATAGAAGCAGGGTAGTACTAATGATAGCATTAG TCACTTCATTTGCTGGAATTGGAGTTCTGATGGTCATAATTTGCTACTTCTTGGGATTGCTCTCAtttactaaaactatttttctttGGAAAAAGCAAACTCTAACCTATCAGAGTGTAGAAGCCTTTATAAAGAATCACGGTCCACTTGGTATTAGAAGATACAGTTATTtagatataaagaaaatgaccaaCACTTTCAAATATAAACTGGGGCAAGGGGGCTATGGTGGTGTATACAAGGGGAAGTTAAAAGATGGTCGTTTTGTGGCTGTGAAAGTTTTGAAAGAATCAAAAGGTAATGGAGAGGAATTCCTAAATGAGGTTGCAAGCATTAGTAGAACCTCTCATGTTAACATTGTCACTCTTATGGGCTTTTGCTTTGAATATTCTAAAAGAGCTCTGATCTATGAGTTTATGCCAAATGGATCTCTTGAAAAGTTCATATATAAAGATTTTTCCACAAATGTTGATCGTCAATTGGCGTGGGAAACATCATACAAGATTGCAGTTTGTATTGCTCGGGGATTAGAATACTTGCATAGAGGTTGCAACACACGAATCTTGCATTTTGATATAAAGCCTCACAACATTCTTTTGGATGAGAACTTTTGCCCTAAGATTTCTGATTTTGGCCTTGCAAAAATATGCTCTAGAGAAGAGAGCATCATATCAATGGTTGGAGCAAGAGGGACTATAGGATATATAGCTCCAGAActattttgtagaaattttgGAGGGGTCTCTCACAAGTCAGATGTCTACAGTTATGGAATGATGATTTTAGAAATGATTGGGGGAAGAAAGAATATTGATGTTAGCGTTGATCGTACTAGTGAAATATATTTTCCACATTGGATTTACAAACGTCTTGAACTAGATAAAGAACTAGGATTGCAAGGCCTCATTAACAAAGAGGATGAAGAAAGTGCAAGGAAGATGATAATAGTGAGTTTGTGGTGCATACAGACTGATCCCTCAAACCGACCATCAATGAGTAAAGTGGTGGATATGTTGGAAGGAAGCCTTGATTTCTTGCAAATGCCTCCCAAGCCTTTCTTGTCTTCCCCACCAAGAACTCCAGTAGATTCTTCAACTGCAACGATTTTGTTATGA
- the LOC126726553 gene encoding uncharacterized protein LOC126726553: MVMELEAEKSLIQAESSDGPNSNSSDFVAHVRKLLFRRMLVGIRDGRFFLGTFHCMDKQGNIILQDAVEYRSTRRSSTSPMEQRCLGLILIPSSCRSSCHVGCSIEEQLSLLKL; encoded by the coding sequence ATGGTTATGGAACTAGAGGCAGAGAAATCCTTGATTCAGGCAGAGAGTTCTGATGGGCCAAACTCTAACAGTTCAGATTTTGTAGCTCATGTAAGGAAACTACTGTTTCGCCGAATGTTGGTGGGAATTAGAGATGGAAGATTTTTCTTGGGCACCTTCCACTGCATGGACAAGCAAGGAAACATCATTCTCCAAGATGCTGTGGAGTACCGTAGCACCCGACGCTCCTCTACTTCTCCAATGGAACAGCGGTGCCTTGGTCTTATTCTCATTCCTTCCTCCTGTCGTTCGTCTTGTCATGTGGGTTGTTCTATTGAAGAGCAATTGTCTCTGCTAAAATTATAG